In one Campylobacter insulaenigrae NCTC 12927 genomic region, the following are encoded:
- a CDS encoding aryl-sulfate sulfotransferase, with protein sequence MKFLKVISLLASMVMIPNFSLAVGGASGAKVNWQVQGQIGAIKLNPYGLAPLTAVILDGGYILSDVKVSIVPKENGQEISYKVDDKKLKTYGGIPIFGLYPSYLNTIKVSYTKSIFGKSQRIEEEYYKVATSGVNIKPSANTMQRGVPFEKVEILKVEKEFSDRLYLINNTPGKFSGLSSQAVWNNPIGGALEWDEASNAFIIDTKGELRWYLDTNKLMDFDNIYKRGIMMGFRQNKDGALSFGYGQRYVKYDLLGREIFNRILPASYIDFSHSMSEMPNGNYLLRVAMANIKRPDGKNVRSVRDVIIEVNQSGDVVDEWRLFEILDPYRANVIKVLDQGAVCLNVDASKSGKTLSEEELLKMDTSDIFGDIAGTGIGRNWAHVNSVDYDFSDDSIIISSRHQSAVVKIGRDKKIKWILGTHKGWNDKYKNTLLQPIDKNGKKIICKDEYSKCEGYENQEGGFDFPWTQHTAFKIDEKSNKKYTYLSVFDNGDARGLSQPVFANLKYSRAVIYKIDHKNQTVEQIWEYGKQRANEWFSPITSLVEYQKDKDSLLVYSASAGMSFDLNKGVALGEPKPEIDEFKWGKKEPSVQIRLIGSGIGYQAMPIDLNKAFN encoded by the coding sequence ATGAAATTTTTAAAAGTAATTAGCCTGTTAGCTAGTATGGTGATGATTCCAAATTTTTCTTTAGCAGTGGGCGGAGCAAGTGGTGCAAAGGTGAATTGGCAAGTGCAAGGGCAAATTGGAGCTATTAAATTAAATCCTTATGGATTAGCACCACTAACTGCTGTTATTTTAGATGGGGGATATATTTTAAGTGATGTTAAAGTTAGTATTGTGCCAAAAGAAAATGGACAAGAAATAAGCTATAAAGTTGATGATAAAAAGCTTAAAACTTATGGCGGAATTCCTATATTTGGGCTTTATCCTTCGTATTTGAATACAATCAAAGTAAGCTATACTAAAAGTATTTTTGGTAAAAGTCAAAGAATAGAAGAAGAATACTATAAAGTCGCCACTTCTGGAGTGAATATAAAGCCAAGTGCTAACACAATGCAAAGAGGCGTGCCTTTTGAAAAAGTAGAAATTTTAAAAGTAGAAAAAGAATTTTCAGATAGGTTGTATTTAATCAACAATACTCCTGGTAAATTTAGTGGTTTGAGTTCTCAAGCAGTATGGAATAATCCAATCGGAGGAGCTTTAGAGTGGGATGAGGCTTCAAATGCTTTTATTATAGATACCAAAGGAGAACTTAGATGGTATTTAGATACTAACAAACTAATGGATTTTGACAATATTTATAAACGCGGTATTATGATGGGCTTTAGGCAAAATAAAGATGGAGCCTTGAGTTTTGGTTATGGGCAAAGATATGTAAAATATGATCTTTTAGGAAGAGAAATTTTTAACCGCATTTTGCCTGCTTCTTATATAGATTTTTCCCATTCTATGAGTGAAATGCCAAATGGAAATTATCTTTTAAGAGTGGCTATGGCAAATATTAAACGCCCTGATGGTAAGAATGTGCGTTCTGTGCGTGATGTGATTATAGAAGTAAATCAAAGTGGCGATGTAGTAGATGAGTGGAGGCTTTTTGAAATTTTAGATCCTTATCGAGCAAATGTTATTAAGGTACTTGATCAAGGTGCGGTGTGCTTGAATGTTGACGCATCAAAATCTGGTAAAACTTTAAGCGAAGAAGAGCTTTTAAAAATGGATACTAGTGATATTTTTGGAGATATAGCTGGCACGGGAATAGGGCGTAATTGGGCTCATGTAAATAGTGTTGATTATGATTTTAGTGATGATAGTATTATTATTTCAAGTCGCCACCAAAGCGCTGTTGTTAAAATAGGGCGTGATAAAAAAATAAAATGGATATTAGGAACGCATAAGGGTTGGAATGATAAATACAAAAATACACTTTTACAACCTATAGACAAAAATGGTAAAAAAATAATTTGCAAAGATGAATATAGCAAATGTGAAGGTTATGAAAATCAAGAAGGTGGTTTTGATTTTCCATGGACACAACATACAGCTTTTAAGATAGATGAAAAATCTAATAAAAAATACACATATTTGAGTGTTTTTGATAATGGTGATGCAAGGGGTTTAAGTCAGCCTGTGTTTGCAAATTTAAAATATTCTAGAGCTGTAATATATAAAATAGATCATAAAAATCAAACTGTAGAACAAATTTGGGAGTACGGAAAGCAAAGAGCTAATGAGTGGTTTTCACCTATTACTTCTTTAGTAGAGTATCAAAAAGATAAAGATTCTTTGTTGGTTTATAGTGCTAGTGCTGGTATGAGTTTTGATTTAAATAAAGGTGTAGCATTAGGCGAACCAAAACCTGAAATAGATGAATTTAAATGGGGTAAAAAAGAACCTTCAGTGCAAATTCGTTTGATTGGTTCTGGTATAGGGTATCAAGCAATGCCTATTGATTTGAATAAAGCATTTAATTAA
- a CDS encoding anaerobic C4-dicarboxylate transporter, with protein MEILTSLSEGVQFSIQLIVVLICLFYGAKKGGIALGLLGGIGLLILSFGFAVAPGKPAIDVMLTILAVVVASATLQASGGLDVMLQIAEKILRKNPKFLTILAPFVTCFLTILCGTGHVVYTMMPIIYDIAIKNGIRPERPMAASSISSQLGVIASPVSVAVVSLTALLLNPDLNKHPLAGFDGYVDLLAITIPSTLIGVLAIGIFSWFRGKDLDKDEEFQARLKNPEQKEYIYGDSKTLLGEKLPTIQWIAMWIFLGAIAIVAILGAFPEFRPQFTNAKGAVKPMSMVVTIQMFMLLAGSALIIFTKLDPSKIAKNEIFKSGMIALVAVFGISWMADTMFAVHTPMMKESLGSIVKEHPWTYALMLLLISKFVNSQAAAIAAFVPLALGIGVEPGIIIAFAAACYGYYILPTYPSDLATIQFDRSGTTKIGKYVINHSFIIPGLIGVITSCIAGYFLALSAGYL; from the coding sequence ATGGAAATATTAACAAGCCTTAGCGAAGGCGTTCAATTTAGTATCCAATTAATAGTTGTGCTTATTTGTCTTTTTTATGGAGCAAAAAAAGGAGGTATTGCTCTAGGTTTATTAGGCGGTATAGGTTTATTAATTTTAAGCTTTGGTTTTGCTGTTGCACCAGGAAAGCCTGCTATTGATGTTATGCTTACTATTTTAGCAGTTGTCGTAGCAAGTGCAACCTTGCAAGCTAGCGGTGGCTTAGATGTAATGCTTCAAATTGCTGAAAAAATTTTGAGAAAAAATCCTAAATTCTTAACCATATTAGCACCTTTTGTTACTTGTTTTTTAACTATACTTTGCGGAACAGGGCATGTTGTTTATACTATGATGCCTATTATTTACGATATAGCTATAAAAAACGGAATTCGTCCTGAAAGACCTATGGCAGCTTCAAGTATATCAAGCCAACTTGGAGTTATTGCAAGTCCTGTTTCTGTTGCCGTTGTAAGCTTAACTGCACTACTTTTAAATCCTGATTTAAACAAACATCCACTAGCAGGATTTGATGGATATGTAGATTTATTAGCTATTACTATACCTTCTACTCTTATAGGTGTTTTAGCCATTGGAATTTTTTCATGGTTTAGAGGAAAAGATCTTGATAAAGATGAAGAATTTCAAGCAAGATTAAAAAATCCTGAACAAAAAGAATATATTTATGGAGATAGCAAAACTTTATTAGGAGAAAAATTACCTACTATTCAATGGATAGCTATGTGGATATTTTTAGGTGCTATTGCTATTGTTGCTATACTTGGAGCATTTCCAGAATTTAGACCTCAATTTACAAATGCAAAAGGAGCTGTAAAACCTATGAGTATGGTAGTGACTATACAAATGTTTATGCTTTTAGCAGGATCAGCTTTAATTATATTTACAAAACTAGATCCAAGCAAAATCGCTAAAAATGAAATTTTCAAATCAGGTATGATAGCACTCGTAGCAGTTTTTGGAATTTCTTGGATGGCAGATACTATGTTTGCAGTTCATACACCTATGATGAAAGAATCTTTAGGTAGTATTGTAAAAGAGCACCCTTGGACTTATGCTTTAATGCTTTTACTAATATCTAAATTCGTAAATTCTCAAGCAGCGGCAATAGCGGCTTTTGTGCCACTTGCTTTAGGCATAGGAGTTGAACCAGGTATTATTATAGCTTTTGCAGCAGCTTGCTATGGATATTATATTTTACCAACTTATCCAAGTGACTTAGCTACTATACAATTTGACAGATCAGGCACTACTAAAATAGGCAAATATGTCATTAATCATAGCTTTATCATTCCAGGTTTAATAGGAGTTATTACTTCTTGTATAGCAGGATATTTTTTAGCTTTAAGTGCAGGATACTTATAA
- a CDS encoding M20/M25/M40 family metallo-hydrolase, whose product MEEIIQNFKQIAKIPHCSYETDQLKDFLISYAKDQNCIVNTDKAGNIQVYKGNPKICLQSHYDMVCMGDAPKIEIYEEQGFLKAKNSSLGADNGIGVALMMQALKDYDNIECLFTNNEEVGLGGANNLELTLISKKLLNLDHEDDKDIVVSCAGGVDVFANLDLILDEKEEQCYEIEAVSFKGGHSGVDIIKNIKSSIKEMARFISQNNGEICEFRGGERINSIPKHANAIVFFKTPPKENQYFKIKALGKIKRTYYKNSNVVLDLINAFAQGVRSFNSHLNLVQTSINLSLAYEKEGKFYFELFARSNNLEELQNIEFETLTYFKMSNCQVSSANFYPPWENTDTKFAEEILKCFEEENLEAKLYAIHAGLECGVIGSKQPLECCSIGPNIYHPHSTDEKCELASVEKINKVLKNILKKYQ is encoded by the coding sequence ATGGAAGAAATTATACAAAATTTTAAACAAATAGCTAAAATACCTCATTGTAGTTATGAAACCGATCAACTAAAAGATTTCTTAATCTCCTATGCAAAGGATCAAAACTGCATAGTAAATACTGACAAAGCTGGCAATATACAAGTTTATAAAGGAAATCCTAAAATTTGTTTGCAAAGTCATTATGATATGGTTTGCATGGGAGATGCACCCAAAATAGAAATTTACGAAGAACAAGGTTTTTTAAAAGCAAAAAATTCAAGTCTTGGGGCAGATAATGGCATAGGCGTTGCCTTAATGATGCAAGCTCTAAAAGATTATGACAATATAGAATGCCTTTTTACAAACAATGAAGAAGTTGGACTTGGTGGGGCAAATAATTTAGAATTAACCCTCATATCAAAAAAACTCTTAAACTTAGACCATGAAGATGATAAAGATATAGTTGTTTCGTGTGCTGGTGGTGTTGATGTTTTTGCAAATTTAGACTTAATCTTGGACGAAAAAGAAGAGCAATGTTATGAAATAGAAGCTGTCTCTTTTAAAGGTGGGCATTCTGGAGTTGATATTATTAAAAATATTAAAAGTTCAATCAAAGAAATGGCTAGATTTATCAGTCAAAACAACGGAGAAATTTGTGAATTTCGTGGAGGTGAAAGAATCAATTCTATACCTAAGCACGCAAATGCTATAGTATTTTTCAAAACCCCTCCTAAAGAAAATCAATATTTTAAAATCAAAGCTCTTGGAAAAATTAAAAGAACTTATTATAAAAATTCAAATGTTGTATTAGATCTTATTAATGCTTTTGCACAAGGTGTTAGAAGCTTTAATTCTCATTTAAATTTAGTACAAACTAGTATTAATCTTTCTTTAGCTTACGAAAAAGAAGGAAAATTTTATTTTGAACTTTTTGCTAGGTCAAATAATTTAGAAGAACTCCAAAATATAGAGTTTGAAACATTAACTTATTTTAAAATGTCAAATTGTCAAGTAAGTAGTGCTAATTTTTATCCACCTTGGGAAAACACAGATACTAAATTTGCAGAAGAAATTCTAAAATGTTTTGAAGAAGAAAATTTAGAAGCTAAGTTATATGCCATACATGCTGGATTAGAGTGTGGAGTTATAGGAAGCAAACAACCGCTTGAATGTTGTTCTATAGGTCCAAATATCTATCATCCTCATTCTACTGATGAAAAATGTGAATTAGCCTCTGTTGAAAAAATTAACAAAGTTTTAAAAAATATTCTCAAAAAATACCAATAA
- a CDS encoding thermonuclease family protein has product MKFSKKQIKLLLDLLKDPKKILIMGFLIAFAYVLNYDVNSYVQAKVVEVIDGDTIRVVVNNKEQKVRLFGIDAPEKNQAYGQISKKFLNAIVLNKEVTLSIKDEDKYGRILAIVYLNDKDINQIMVKNGYAWAYEHYSDLYLNMQNIARSAKKGLWEDKNPIEPYKWRKQIRLK; this is encoded by the coding sequence ATGAAATTTTCTAAAAAACAAATAAAGCTTTTATTGGATTTATTAAAAGATCCTAAAAAAATTTTAATTATGGGATTTTTGATAGCTTTTGCTTATGTGTTAAATTATGATGTAAATTCATATGTGCAAGCAAAGGTAGTTGAGGTTATAGATGGGGATACTATAAGGGTTGTGGTAAATAATAAAGAGCAAAAAGTAAGATTATTTGGTATTGATGCTCCAGAAAAAAATCAAGCTTATGGACAAATATCAAAGAAATTTTTAAATGCTATCGTACTAAACAAAGAAGTTACTTTAAGTATCAAAGATGAAGATAAATATGGTAGAATTTTAGCTATTGTTTATTTAAATGATAAAGATATTAATCAAATTATGGTTAAAAATGGCTATGCATGGGCTTATGAACATTATAGTGATTTATATCTTAATATGCAAAATATAGCTAGAAGTGCTAAAAAAGGCTTGTGGGAAGATAAAAATCCTATAGAGCCTTATAAGTGGCGAAAGCAGATAAGGTTAAAATAA
- the cmoB gene encoding tRNA 5-methoxyuridine(34)/uridine 5-oxyacetic acid(34) synthase CmoB — protein MQNNALLKQALDHPLYKEIQDLNKEISKSRIKINDSFEILCDKNFDEKIKSIALQLKPWRKGPFKINELFIDTEWQSFIKFNTLKDYIPCIKDKIVADIGCNNGYYMFKMLEFNPKKIIGFDPSIKYYLQFLLLNSLAKTHIKYELLGVADVPHYAFKFDVIFCLGVIYHRSDPVMMLKQLKQSLNKDGIVFLDTMYIEDEREIALIPQKTYSKIPNIFFIPSILGLRNWCIKAGFSEFEVLATKQTDFKEQRKTEWIDSYSLECFLDKNDLNFTCEGYPAPRRVYVKLKV, from the coding sequence ATGCAAAACAATGCTTTATTAAAACAAGCTCTAGATCATCCTCTTTATAAAGAAATTCAAGATTTAAACAAAGAAATTTCAAAATCACGAATAAAAATAAATGATAGTTTTGAAATCTTATGTGATAAAAATTTTGATGAAAAAATTAAAAGTATAGCTTTACAATTAAAACCATGGCGCAAAGGACCATTTAAGATTAACGAACTTTTTATCGATACAGAATGGCAAAGTTTCATTAAATTTAATACATTAAAAGATTATATACCTTGCATCAAAGATAAAATTGTAGCAGATATTGGATGTAATAATGGCTATTATATGTTTAAAATGCTAGAATTTAACCCAAAAAAAATCATAGGTTTTGATCCTTCAATAAAATATTATCTTCAGTTTTTATTATTAAATTCTCTAGCAAAAACTCACATAAAATACGAATTATTAGGTGTAGCTGATGTACCACATTATGCTTTTAAATTTGATGTTATTTTTTGTCTTGGGGTAATTTATCATCGAAGCGATCCTGTAATGATGTTGAAGCAACTTAAACAATCTCTCAATAAAGATGGTATAGTGTTTTTAGACACTATGTATATAGAAGATGAAAGAGAAATTGCACTTATTCCTCAAAAAACTTATTCAAAAATACCAAATATTTTTTTCATTCCGTCGATATTGGGTTTAAGAAATTGGTGTATCAAAGCTGGCTTTAGTGAATTTGAAGTTTTAGCTACAAAACAAACAGACTTTAAAGAACAAAGAAAAACAGAATGGATAGATTCTTATTCTTTAGAATGTTTTTTAGATAAAAATGATTTAAATTTCACTTGCGAGGGCTATCCTGCCCCAAGAAGAGTGTATGTAAAATTAAAGGTTTAA
- a CDS encoding flagellin, giving the protein MKINDVGSTQASQYANQAQKNQEKALSNIAAIRAIDGTDSANLAIADSLRNQYSTIDQGILNAYDSIGILQIADSTLNNVSLTADKLNELSVRSNNAALNDRQRGILNTEATRLVNSINDAFENANFNGKNVFQSMDFVVGSGVENINLNQPNTTDLSLENQDKIHEFLDQVGTLRADIGAGINGINANINSSLQTSINTKEAESKLQNNDLAKNVNDFNANYLKENAFLFANAHSNIMLQTKLASLLQ; this is encoded by the coding sequence ATGAAAATAAATGATGTAGGATCAACTCAAGCAAGTCAGTATGCTAATCAAGCACAAAAAAATCAAGAAAAAGCTTTGTCAAATATAGCTGCAATTCGTGCCATTGATGGTACTGATAGTGCAAATTTAGCTATAGCAGATTCACTAAGAAATCAATATAGCACTATAGATCAAGGTATTTTAAACGCTTATGATTCCATAGGTATTTTACAAATAGCAGATTCAACTTTAAATAACGTATCTTTAACAGCGGATAAACTTAATGAACTTTCAGTTCGTTCTAATAATGCTGCATTAAATGATAGACAAAGAGGTATATTAAATACTGAAGCAACTAGACTAGTAAATTCTATAAATGATGCTTTTGAAAATGCTAATTTTAATGGAAAGAATGTTTTTCAAAGTATGGATTTTGTAGTAGGTTCTGGAGTTGAAAATATCAATCTAAATCAACCTAATACAACAGATCTTAGTCTTGAAAATCAAGATAAGATTCATGAATTCCTTGACCAAGTAGGAACTTTACGTGCAGATATTGGCGCTGGTATTAATGGCATCAATGCAAATATTAATTCATCTTTGCAAACTAGCATTAACACTAAAGAGGCTGAAAGCAAACTGCAAAATAATGACTTAGCTAAAAATGTAAATGATTTTAACGCAAACTATTTAAAAGAAAATGCATTTTTGTTTGCTAATGCTCATTCAAATATAATGCTACAAACAAAATTAGCAAGCTTACTCCAATAA
- a CDS encoding DUF4149 domain-containing protein: MKAVYLFLLASLIGIEISIGVLLAPTIFYPEKFIGEGVLTHFQSGLLMTNIFIKFNYVLLGVSILSILVEFFSFKNKHYSFKINFSKFMLSLIILALSLLFVFYFSAYVLQAQNLGEEATQTQEFIKIHGASEVVMKIIMFSQLALFFLNFKKNDII, from the coding sequence ATGAAAGCTGTATATTTATTTTTACTAGCAAGTTTAATTGGCATAGAAATTAGCATAGGTGTGCTTTTAGCTCCTACTATATTTTACCCTGAAAAATTTATTGGCGAAGGAGTTTTAACTCATTTTCAAAGCGGTCTTTTGATGACAAATATTTTTATTAAATTTAATTATGTTTTACTTGGAGTTAGTATCTTATCTATATTGGTAGAATTTTTTTCTTTTAAAAATAAACATTACTCTTTTAAAATAAATTTTTCTAAATTTATGCTTTCTTTAATTATTTTGGCACTAAGTTTGCTTTTTGTATTTTACTTTAGTGCTTATGTATTACAAGCACAAAATTTAGGAGAAGAAGCAACACAAACTCAAGAATTTATAAAAATTCATGGGGCAAGTGAAGTTGTGATGAAAATCATTATGTTTTCCCAACTTGCTTTATTTTTTCTAAATTTTAAAAAAAATGATATAATATAA
- a CDS encoding HemK/PrmC family methyltransferase: MPIKKALELAYTKDLSQKEHIVFILCEFLNKDKSWIFLNPNVLINERKFFTLVDRFLNGEPFEYIFQKTSFYGMDFFIENGILIPRFDSEILLEKCLNLLNEYHFKNILEIGFGSGILSIALAKIKKVSLQACDINPLALNLATKNAKYHQVLDHIDFKLCDFKNLSSNYDFIFSNPPYIKNSYPLDKWVKNEPHNALYGGEKGWEILEDIIIFAKNKKCKILACEFGYDQKEILAQILNEYNFKAEFFTDYHGFDRVFVAHNLKY, encoded by the coding sequence ATGCCTATAAAAAAAGCATTAGAATTAGCTTATACTAAAGATTTATCTCAAAAAGAGCATATAGTATTTATACTCTGTGAATTTTTAAACAAAGATAAATCTTGGATTTTTTTAAACCCAAATGTTTTAATCAATGAAAGAAAATTTTTTACACTTGTTGATCGTTTTTTAAATGGGGAACCTTTTGAGTATATCTTTCAAAAAACTAGTTTTTATGGCATGGATTTTTTTATTGAAAATGGAATTTTAATTCCTCGTTTTGATAGTGAAATTTTATTAGAAAAATGTCTAAATCTTTTAAATGAATATCATTTTAAAAATATTTTAGAAATAGGATTTGGAAGTGGAATTTTAAGTATTGCTTTGGCAAAAATAAAAAAAGTTTCACTTCAAGCTTGTGATATAAACCCTCTAGCACTTAATCTTGCCACAAAAAACGCAAAATATCATCAAGTGTTAGATCATATTGATTTTAAACTTTGTGATTTTAAAAATTTGAGTTCAAACTATGATTTTATATTTTCAAATCCTCCTTATATAAAAAATTCTTATCCTTTAGACAAATGGGTAAAAAACGAGCCACATAATGCCTTATATGGCGGTGAAAAAGGTTGGGAGATATTAGAAGATATAATCATTTTTGCTAAAAATAAAAAATGCAAAATTCTAGCTTGTGAATTTGGATATGACCAAAAAGAAATTCTAGCTCAAATTTTAAATGAATACAATTTTAAAGCTGAATTTTTTACTGACTATCATGGTTTTGATAGAGTTTTTGTTGCACATAATTTAAAGTATTAA
- a CDS encoding M48 family metallopeptidase, with protein sequence MTLILILCTYTLFTLYISYNQIQFIKKERNKQAVILSENDYINAANIAIENEKYKIFSNIYHLIVNIAWLSFGFLYLKDFFIKENSTFENTLFLLAFLLILSILNLPLGYYESFIKDKKHGFSNMTLTLFVKDSLKSLILMLIFGFLIIYSLVFCFEFFGNYWWIVAFALSFSIIIIINLIYPTFIAPIFNKMTKLDDEKLLEKITNLMHKSGFSANGVYIVDASKRDKRLNAYFGGLFKSKRVVLFDTLLKALKENELIAVLGHELGHFVHKDLVKMLFMSALMLFALFFIFAHLPKSFYIQSHLDEVNAGVFALLIIFGNIFTFFVSPFINKMSQKNEFNADLHGAELSSKNDMKDALIALAKENKAFIKSSPMYTFFYSSHPCIYDRIKALQ encoded by the coding sequence ATGACACTAATACTTATTTTATGTACTTATACACTATTTACGCTTTATATTTCTTATAATCAAATTCAATTTATAAAAAAAGAGAGAAATAAACAAGCAGTAATTTTAAGTGAAAATGATTACATTAATGCAGCGAATATAGCTATAGAAAATGAAAAATACAAAATATTTTCAAATATTTACCATTTAATCGTCAATATAGCTTGGCTAAGTTTTGGATTTTTATATCTTAAAGATTTTTTTATAAAAGAAAATTCTACCTTTGAAAATACACTATTTTTACTTGCATTTTTGCTAATACTTAGTATTTTAAATTTACCTTTAGGGTATTATGAAAGTTTTATTAAAGATAAAAAACATGGTTTTTCAAATATGACTTTAACACTTTTCGTAAAAGATAGTTTAAAATCTTTGATTTTAATGCTTATTTTTGGTTTTTTAATAATATATTCTTTAGTCTTTTGTTTTGAATTTTTTGGTAATTATTGGTGGATAGTAGCTTTTGCCTTAAGTTTTAGCATAATTATCATTATTAACTTAATCTATCCTACTTTTATAGCACCTATATTTAATAAAATGACAAAATTAGATGATGAAAAATTATTAGAAAAAATCACTAATTTAATGCATAAATCTGGCTTTAGCGCCAATGGTGTTTATATCGTCGATGCAAGCAAAAGAGATAAAAGATTGAATGCTTATTTTGGAGGACTTTTTAAAAGCAAAAGAGTTGTACTTTTTGATACGCTTTTAAAAGCTTTAAAAGAAAATGAACTTATAGCTGTTTTAGGACACGAGCTTGGGCATTTTGTGCATAAAGATCTAGTAAAAATGTTATTTATGAGTGCTTTGATGCTTTTTGCTCTATTTTTTATTTTTGCACATTTACCAAAATCATTTTATATTCAAAGCCATCTTGATGAAGTTAATGCTGGAGTTTTTGCTTTATTAATAATTTTTGGAAATATTTTTACTTTTTTTGTTTCTCCTTTTATCAATAAAATGAGCCAAAAAAATGAATTTAACGCTGATTTACATGGGGCAGAATTAAGTTCAAAAAACGATATGAAAGATGCTCTAATAGCACTTGCAAAAGAAAATAAAGCTTTTATAAAATCAAGTCCAATGTATACGTTCTTTTATTCAAGTCATCCTTGCATTTATGATAGAATTAAAGCATTGCAATGA